A window of Rhododendron vialii isolate Sample 1 chromosome 11a, ASM3025357v1 contains these coding sequences:
- the LOC131306658 gene encoding MATH domain and coiled-coil domain-containing protein At3g58400-like, with amino-acid sequence MEDPLPNDNADSEVVRSTREVPPAHYTIKVDSFSLLSNILSASEVEKYESDMFEAGGYKWKLLLYPRGRTERNANGYVSLYLEIAETDTLPLGWEMNVKFSIFVYDQLRDKYLTFQDGHGGMVRFHGMKTEHGFARLLSLENFSNASNGYLVDDSCIFGAEIFVIKSTGNGECVSVVKTGDDNFHSWKLEKFSALNTKRCWSEEFTSAGQKWKLAVYPKGYSSQSGEYLCLAIILADSVSLPPGRLLYAEYRLCIRDQIRGQHEEITDASWFSTSSKCLYMEFLSLSALHDPSRGFLVNDTLIVEGQIKFSTAVKRFS; translated from the exons ATGGAAGATCCTCTACCTAATGACAATGCCGACTCTG AAGTTGTAAGGTCAACAAGAGAGGTGCCGCCTGCTCACTACACAATTAAGGTCGATTCGTTCTCGCTGTTGTCTAACATATTATCTGCGTCTGAAGTGGAGAAATATGAATCTGATATGTTTGAAGCTGGTGGCTATAAGTG GAAACTGTTACTGTATCCCAGAGGAAGGACAGAAAGAAATGCAAATGGATACGTATCTCTCTACTTGGAAATTGCAGAAACAGATACTTTGCCACTTGGTTGGGAAATGAATGTGAAATTCAGCATTTTCGTTTATGATCAACTTCGAGACAAGTATTTGACATTCCAAG ATGGCCATGGTGGAATGGTGCGATTCCATGGGATGAAGACGGAGCATGGGTTTGCTCGATTGCTTTCCCTTGAGAACTTCAGCAATGCATCAAATGGATACCTAGTAGATGATTCATGCATATTTGGCGCTGAGATTTTTGTTATCAAGTCTACTGGCAATGGAGAGTGTGTATCCGTAGTAAAAACAGGTGATGACAACTTTCATTCATGGAAGCTGGAGaaattttcagctttgaatacGAAGCGATGTTGGTCTGAAGAGTTCACGAGTGCAGGGCAAAAATG GAAGCTAGCAGTTTATCCAAAAGGATATTCAAGCCAAAGCGGCGAGTATCTATGTCTGGCTATAATTTTGGCCGATTCCGTATCTCTTCCTCCAGGAAGACTATTATATGCTGAATATAGACTTTGCATAAGGGATCAAATCCGTGGTCAACATGAGGAAATAACAG ATGCTTCTTGGTTTTCTACCTCTAGTAAGTGTTTATACATGGAGTTCTTGTCACTGAGTGCTCTTCATGACCCGTCAAGGGGCTTCCTGGTAAATGATACTTTGATTGTTGAAGGACAAATTAAGTTTTCAACAGCAGTCAAGAGGTTTTCCTGA